Below is a window of Tistrella mobilis DNA.
AGCTGGCCGAACCGCTCCTTCAGCCGCGGGAACAGCTCCAGCACCCGGTCGACGCCGAATTCGGGCCCGCCGCCATTCACGTCGACGACGCGGAGATTGGCCTCCACCGTCATGCCCGGAAAGATCTCGCGCCCTTCGGGCACATGGGCAAGGCCAAGGCGCGCGGTCTGCCAGGGCTTCAGCCCGTCGATCCGCCGGCCGTCGAAGGTGACCGAGCCGCCGGACAGTGGCAGCACCCCCGAAATCGCGTTGAGCAGGGTGGTCTTGCCGGCGCCATTGGCGCCCAGCATGGCGACGATTTCGCCCGGGCGTACCGAGAGCGACACCTCGCGCAGCGCAGTCACCCGGCCATAGGCGGCCGACAGCCCGTCCACGGTCAGCAATGCGTCAGTCATCCTCGGCCCCCAGATAGGCGGAGATCACCTCCGGATGTCGGAACACCGCGGCGGGCGTGTCGGCCACCACCGGCCGGCCGTCCACCACCACCAGCGCCGCCTCGCACAGTTCGCCGATCGCGGCCATGTCGTGCTCGACCAGCACGATGGTCCGGCCGACCGCGACCTTGCGCACCAGGGCGACGAATTCGGCGGTCTCGACGTCGTTCATGCCGGCGACCGGCTCGTCCAGGAAGATGATCCTGGGGTCGGTCATCAGCATGATCGCCACGGCCAGACGGCGCTGAATGCCGTAGGCGAGGGACGCGGCCGGCTGCCCGGCGATCCGGTCGAGCCCGCAGAGCGCCAGCACGCCTGCGGCCTTGTCCTCGAAGGCGGCCATCTCGTCGCGCCAGCGCCGGCCGTGCAGGATCCGTTCGATCACCGAATGGCCCATGGCCGAATAGCGGCCGTAGAGCAGGTTCTCGCGCACCGTCGCCTGGCCGAATACGGCCGTGCGCTGGAAAGTGCGGCCGACGCCCCGGCGGGCGACCTCGTGATGGCGCATCGCCGCCACGTCCATACCCAGCACCTCGACCGTGCCGGCGCTGGGCCGGGTGATGCCGCAGAGGATGTCGAACAGGGTCGACTTGCCGGCCCCGTTGGGACCGATGATCCCGTAGATCGCCCCTTCCGGGATCGACACATCGACCCCTTTCAGCGCCGCGACGCCGCCATAGCGCTTTTCGATGCCCCGGGCGCGGACCGCAAGGGGCCGGTCGACAAAGCTCGTGCCAGCCGTCATCGCCCGCCCTCCCCGCGCGTCAGCCGCGCCATCACTGCCCGGCCGATCTGGTGCAATCCGCCTGGCGCCAGCATCATCACCAGGATGATCGCCAGCGAGAAGACCAGCACCTTGACGTTGGGGTCGAGCTTCAGGAACTGCGGCAGGATGGTGAAGATGGCGGTGCCGATCACCGGGCCGAACAGCAGGCCGGTACCGCCGATCAGCACGGCGAGCAGGGCATCGACCGTCAGCACCACCGAAAAGACCTCGGGCGTCACGATCTGGGTGTAGGGCAGACAGAGCGCGCCGGCCAGTGCCGCGACCGGCGCGCTCAGCACCAGCATCTTCAGCCGCTCGCGGAACACGTCGACACCCACCGACTGCGCCAGATGGCGGCTCTGGCGGATGCTTTCGATCGCATGACCGAAGCGGGAACTGCGCACCCGGGCGAGAAAGGCCAGCACCAGCAGCAGGATCACGGCCGTGAAGAAGAAATAGCTCTGCGGGTCGGTGAGATCGACCGGTCCGACGGTGAGGCTCGGGAAGCCGAACAGGCCGAGCGGGCCGCCGGTCACTTCCAGATTCATCGCCGCCACCATCATCACCCCGGCGAGCCCCCACGAGACAATGGAGAAATAGGCCCCGGTCAGGCGCAGCGTCAGCCAGCCGATGCCGATCGCCAGCACGGCGGAGGCGGCCATCGCCACCGGCACGGCCGCCACGAAGGGCACACCCGCTTCGATGGTCAGCATCGCCGTGCCATAGGCCCCGACACCGAAGAAGATGCACTGGCCGAGCGGCACTTCGCCGAGGCCGCCCAGCATCAGATTGATGCTGAGCGCGAAGAGCGCGAACGCGCAGGTATAGCCGGCAAGGCTGAGGATGAAGGTGCTCCGGACCCCGAAGCCGATCATCAGGATCAGCAGGATCGCGCCGAGCGTGAGCATGATGCCGGCCGGGGCGCCGCTGCCGGGAGCGGCAGCCGGCCGCCCGCCGGACGAGGTGGAAGACGTGTCGGTCATGTCGGTGCCTCTCTCCCGTCAGTGCCGGTGCAGCTGTGCGCGCCCCATCAGCCCCTGGGGCCAGAGGAGCAGAACCACGATCACGAGCACCCAGCCCAGGGCGGGCGTCCACGACACGGAGACGTAGGTTTCGAAGAAGGCATTGCCGAGGCCGATGGCCATGGCCCCCAGCAGGGCACCCGGAATGCTGCCCAGCCCGCCCAGGATCACCACCGTGAAGGCGGTGATCATGTTGGCGTCGCCCATGGTCGGGAAGGCGCTGATGATCGAGGCGAGCAGCGCGCCCGACAGGCCCGCCGCCGAGACGCCGAGCACGAAGGCGAGCGCACGGATCGTCGGCACATCGATGCCGGAATAGAGCGCGCCGCGGGCGTTCTGGGCGACGGCGAGCAATTGCTGGCCCCGCACGCTGCGCTTCAGCCAGGCCGCAAAGCCGATCAGCACCACCAGCGACACGACGGCGATGAACAGCCGCTGCCCCGACAGGAACAGGCCGAAGACCGTCGTGGTCGCCTGTGCGAACGGCGAGGCCACCGGCATCGGATCGGGGCCGGCCACCAGGATGATCGCGGCCACGATCGCCTGGCCGGCGGCGAAGGTCACGATGATCGAGCCATGCTCGCCGCGGTCATAGATCGCCCGACGGACGATTGCGATTTCGCAGGCAAAGCCCACCGCCGCCACCAGCAGCACCGCCAGCGGCAGGGCGGCCAGATAGGGCAGGCCCATCTGCTGAAGCAGCAGCACGCCGTACCCGCCCAGCGCGAAGAAGGCGCCATGGGCGAAGTTCACGACATGCAGCGTGCCGAAGACCAGGGTCAGACCCACGGCAACCAGCGCATAGCCGGCCCCCAGCATCAACCCGTTCAGAAGCGTCTGGAAAAGGAGATCCATCCGTCCCGTCCTCTGTCGCGAGACGCGGCACGCAGTTGCTGCTGCATCTGCATGCCGCCGCGGATCCTCAACGGTTCGCGATGGTTTCGCGGAGCGTCAACCGGCCGTCCTTCACCTCGTGGATGTAGAACTGCGGTGCCCGGGCCCGGCCACGATCGTCGAAAGTGAGGTCACCACGCGGCGACGGCCAGGGATTGGTGCGAAGGGTCTTCGCGATCAGATCGTAGTCATCGGCGCTGCCGGCCTTGTCCATCGCGCGCGCGATCACCTGCACGGCCTCGTAGGTCACCAGATGGACCTTGTTCGGTTCGGCCTGATGCGATGTCCGGAAGGCCTCGACGAAGGACGCCATCGCGCCGGTATTGCCCTCGGCGATGAAGATGTCGCCGGTGATCAGGCCGTTCATCGCCCCCTCGGCCGGGGTCAGCATAGACTCCTGTACCACGCCCGGGGCCTGGGTCTCGACCGGGAAACCGCCCTGCTGACGGATCTGCTTCCAGAGCTGCGCAGACCGCGCCGGATAGGCATCGGCGACGTAGACCAGCTCCGGCGCCGATGCCTTCACCTTGCTGATGATCGAGGTGAAATCGGTGATGTTGGCGTCATAGGTCGCGACATTGACCAGCGGAATCCCGGCCGCCTCCAGCGACTTGCGCAAGCCGGCCAGCAGCGCCTTGCTGAACTCGGAATTCTCGCCCATATAGGCGACCGTCTTCGGCTTCAGCGTGCCGGTGATATAGCCGTTGAAAGCCTCGGAATTCGCCGAAGCGGTGTTGTTGATCTGGAAGAGCCATTTGGATCCCTGCTCGGTGATCGCATCGGCCTGGGCGGCCGCATTCACCTGCAGGATGCGGTTCTTTGTGACCGAGGTTTCGGCCAGGACCACGGAGCTGTTGGTACCGCCGGTGATCGCCTGCACCCGGTGCTCGGACATCAGCTTCTGCACCGCGGCGACACCGCCCTGCGGCGTGCCCTTGTCGTCTTCATAGACCAGTTCGATCTGCCGTCCGCCCAGAATGCCGCCGGCGGCATTGATCTCGGCCGCGGCCATCTCGGCACCCATCCTGGCGTCACGCCCGTAACCCGCAGCCGCACCCGTGAACGGGGCCGCCACGCCGATCCGCACGGGATCCGCCGCCAGCGCCGCGCCAGTCAGAACCATCGCCGCGGTCATGCTGACCGCAGTCGCAAGAATGCGACGTCGCATGTCGTTAACCTCCCTGAAGACCCAGCCTTATGGCGGTCTTTATTGACGAGTTCATGGGGGTTACAGGCACAAAGCCGCACCCTCGTCCCGGATGGGGGCATCCGGACCGCCCGTCACTCGTTTTGCATTGAAGAGATCTTTACCGGGTCGTGCGTGAATTACTCACGGCGGAACCGTCAACCTCTTGGCCTTCAGTATGAGGATGGGCCGGATCAAGTCCAGATTTTCGCCCATGCGTATTTCGTTTTCATATCTGTGGAATCTGGCCGCGCGGCCGCGACGCATGCCTGCGCGCCTTTCAGGGACCGGGCATCGCCCTTCAACAAGAGATGGCCGCTAAATCAGTCCTGTACGGCCGGTGCGGCTTATGCCACGAACAGGATGACAGATCTCTCCGCATCTGCTGGCTGTTCCTCCCCCGTCCGGTGGCGGATCATTTTGCAGAAACCGGCGCTTTCCTTACCGGCGAGCGGGTTTCATCCATGTCTGTCCGCATTTCAAAGCCCCCTGCCTCATCAAGACTTTCCACCATGGCAGGAAGGTTCTGGAAGGTCCTTGCTGATCTGGACGATACCGGATGCCGGTCCGTCCACAGGGCTGTTCAGCCCCTGCGCCGGACGGGCGGCCGCAGCCACCTGTTCCGTGAAGTAAAACCGCACGGCGGCAACCTCTGGCACTCGTGCTATCCTGTCCGCCAGAGCGATTACGGCGGGGAGCCATGGATGCCCTGATCACCGCCGCCGCCCGCGCCCTGGCGGCGGACGATCTTCTGGGGGCGCTCAACAGGGTCGCCCTTCGCGACGACCCGCCGGCGCTGGCGCTGCGCGGCATCGTCATGGCAAGGCTCGGCGAATTCGGCCGGGCACGCGACCTGCTCGCCCGCGCCGGCCGCGGCTTTGGCCGCAGCAACCCCGCGGCCCGGGCGCGCTGCATCCTGGCGGATGCCGAAATCGCCCTGGTGCTGCGCGACATCGCCTGGCCCCAAGGGCTTCTGGATCGCAGCCGCGCGATACTGGAAGCGGCAGGCGACCATGCCAATGCCGCCCATGCCCGGATCATCGAGGCCCGGCGCCTGCTGCTGATCGGCCGGCCGGGCGCCGCCGACGCCCTGATCGCCGGGCTCGATCCCGGCCGCATCACCCCGGCACTCGCCGCCGGGCTGCACCTGACCCGCGCCGGCATCGCCGCCCGCCGGATCGCGGCCAGAGAGGCGGCCGCCGAACTCGATGCCGCCGCCGCGGCTGCGGAGGCAAGCGGGATCGCCGCCCTTACGGCCGAGGTGGCAACCGCCCGCCGCCAGCTCGACGCCCCCGCCGCCCGACTGGTCCGGACCGGGACCGGCCGGCTGGTGACGCTGGCCGAGGTGGAAGCCCTGCCCGCGCAGACGGCGCTGATCGTCGATGCCTGCCGGCTGATCATCCGCGATGCCACCGACGCCCGCCCGCTCGCCACCCGCCCGGTGCTTTTCGCCCTTGCCCGGCAGCTGGCGCTGGCCCATCCGGCCGATGTGCCGCGTGCGGTGCTGATCCGCGAAGGCTTCGGCGGCCGCAGCGCCGACGACAGCCACCGCGCCCGGCTCCGGGTGGAAATCGGTCGGCTGCGCCGCCTGCTCCACCCCCTCGCCCGGATCCGCGCCACCGCGACCGGCTTCGTTCTGGAAACGCCCCGCGCCGGCCCGGTCGCCCTGCTCGACCCGCCGGTCGCAGCCCCGGGCGGGCGGATGCTGGCCCTGCTCGCCGATGGCGAGGCCTGGTCGACCGCGGCCCTCGCCACCGCCCTCGGCACCAGCCCGCGCACCGTGCAGCGCCTGATGGAACGCCTCGCCGCCGACGGCCACGCCCGCCCCACGGGCCGGGGCCGCGCCCGCCGCTGGACGGCACCGGCCCTCGGCGGTTTCCCGACGATCATGCTGCTGCCGGGGGTATAGGCGGGACCGCAATTTTGCCCCTGAAAGTTGCCATTGACGCCGCCGCCGATTGTTGCCGCATCTTTTCTCATCAAGGACTTGCCGGGAATGTCCGGCCTTGATATTTAGGGAAAAAGCTTTACCTCTTGCGTAAAGGTTTTATGTGCTGATCGGCTTCAAGACGACAAAGCTGAAGAAGCTGCTGTCCGACGAACGGCAGCTCAGCCGTGAGTATGGCGCCAGTGGCGGGCGAAAGATTGCGCGCCGGCTCGCCGTCCTTGCCGCAGCGGAGTGTCTGGCCGACATCCCGACCACGCCGCCCACACGACGGCATCAGCTGAAGGGCGATCTGGACGAGCAGTTTGCCGTCGATGTCGAACATCCATACCGCCTGCTCTTCAAGCCGGATCACACCCCTGTACCAAGATGTCAGGATGGCGGCATAGACCTGACGAAGGTCACCGCGATCACCATCCTGGGAGTTGAGGATTACCACTGATGACGACCGCCGCCACGGAATTCGAGCCAGATTATGTCGTCTCGCCGGGAGAGATTCTGGAGGAGATCCTTGAGGCGCGCGGCATGAAGAAGCGTCAGCTCGCCGACAGATCAAACAAGTCGACCAAGCTGATCAGTCAGATCATCGCCGGTATCGCGCCGGTATCGCCGGATACGGCCATCGCGTTCGAGCGGGTGCTGGGCGTTCGGGCCTCCCTCTGGAATAATCTCGAATCCCGGTACCGCCTTCATCTGGCAAAACAGGACGAGCGAGCCCGCCTGGCATCCAACGTTGCATGGGCAAACCGTTTTCCCCTCGCCAGAATGAAGAAATTCGGCCTCGTCGGCGATGCCCGGAAGCCGATCGTCGAAGATATTCTGGATTTTTTCGGCGTGGCGAATACTGACGCCTGGGAGAATGTTTACCTCCAGGAACAGCAGAGAGTGGCGTTCAGAGCCTCGCAAGCGTTCCAAAGCAGCCCCTATGCGATCGCTGCCTGGCTCCGCTGGGGAGAGAAGCATGCGGAATCGCTGGACGTTCCCGCCTTCGACAAGGACAGGTTCAAAACGGCATTGAACGACATCAGGGCATTGACCCGTCTGACGCCTGAAGAGTTTCACGCCCCCCTGAAGGAGTTGTGCAGCCGGTCGGGTGTGGTCGTGCTCTGGCTGCCCGAACTTGATGGCACGCGCCTTAGCGGCGCTACAAAATGGCTCGGTCCGGAGAAGGTCATGATCCAGCTCAGCTTGCGCCACAGGACCGACGATCATTTCTGGTTCAGTTTCTTTCATGAAGCGGCTCACGTTCTTCTTCACGGAAAGAAAGCCGTCTTTATCGACGACGCCAGCAATACAACGACCAAAGAAGAAGATGAAGCGAATCTCTTCGCGCAAAATCATCTCATTCCCAGATCGCATTGGGCTCGTCTCACCAGGACGAAGGCGTTCTCGCGGGACAGAATCGTCTCTTTTGCAGATGATTTAAATATAGCGCCGGGGATTGTTGTGGGGCAACTCCAGCATGCCGGACTCATACCGTACACACATCTGAATGGTCTGAAGCGGAAATTCGTCTGGGCAGATCAGCGCTATAACTGAGGAGATCGCCTTCCCGACAGCATTGTTACTCTCACCCCCACCCTCCCCTGATCCAGGCTGAGGCTCGGACATGATCCCACCGCAGATCCCAAGGGAGGTTCCCATGACCACGACCCGCACATCCCCCACCGCCGCCGCCACGCCTGCCACCACCGAGGCCGAAATCCTGCGCGAATACGGCCCCTGGCCCGGGGTCGAGACCGTGCACGGGATCAGTTTCGACGGCAGCCATGTCTGGTTCGCCGTCGGCCCGGCGGTGAATGTGCTCGACCCGTCGGATGGCCGGGTGGTGCGCACGCTGCCGGTACCGGGAGAGGCCGGCACCGCCTTCGACGGGCGGTTTCTCTACCAGATCGCAGGGCCGGTGATCCGCCGGCTCGACCCTGAAACCGGCGCGGTGCTGGGCACCATCCCCTGCCCGGGCAATGGCTGCGCCTCGGGCCTCGCCTGGGGCGAGGGCACGCTCTGGGTCGGCCAGTTCGATGACCGCCGGATCCTGCAGATCGACCCTGAGACCGGCGCGGTGCTCCGCCACATCACCTCGGACCGCATGGTTACCGGCGTCAGCTGGGCCGGCGACGAACTCTGGCACGGCACCTGGGACGGCGACTGCCAGACGGCCGATCTGCGCCGCATCGACCCCGAGACCGGCGGCGTCATCGCCGTGATCGCGATGCCGGCCGGGCTTGCCGTCTCGGGGCTTGAGAGCGACGGCAACGGCACTTTCTATTGTGGTGGCGGCCGCAGCGGAAAGATCAGGGCGGTGCGCAAGAGCCTGTAAGCACTAGCCCCGGCCACCCCCCGCCACCTCGCGCATGAATGCCAGGAACCGCGGATCCGCGGCATGGGCAACGTTCACCCGGATGGCGGGGGCGCGGGGGGCGCGGTCGGGAGCGAAGACCTGGCCCGGGGCCAGGAAGATGCTGCGCTCCGCCGCGGCGCGGGCCAGCGCCAGTTCGTCCGTGCCGGGCGGCAGGCCGACCCAGAGATAAAAGCCGGCATGGGCCGGCGTCGCCACGTCCAGCCCCATTTCAGACAGGGCGCCGGCGGCCGTGCTCGCCGCCTCGCCCACCCGCGCGCGCAGCCGGCGCAGATGGCGGACGTAATGACCGTCGGAAATGAAATTGTAGATGAAGCGTTCGACATAATCCGAAGTGGCGACCACGGTGAGCATCTTGATGCCCTGCAGCGCCGCCGCCACCGGCGCCGCCGCCGCGACATAGCCCGAGCGCAGGCTGGCCGAGAAGGTCTTGGAGAAGGTGCCGACATAAAGCACCCGGTTCAGCTGATCGAGGGCGGCGAGCCGGGGCGCCGAGGCCGGCATCACATCGGCGAAGGCATCGTCCTCGACCAGCTGGAAGCCATGGCGTTCCGCCGCCTGCAACAGGCCATAGGCCGTGCCCATGGTCAGGCCATGGCCGGTCGGGTTGTGGCCCTGGGACTGGGTGAAGAACAGTTTCGGCCGGTGCTGGGCCAGCTTCGCCGCCAGATCCGCCAGATCCGGCCCTTCGGGCCCGCGGCGGATGCCGATGATCCGCACCTTGGCCAGCGTCAGTTTGCCGAACAGCGGATAATAGCCGGGGTCGTCGACGAAGACCGTGTCGCCCGGCTCCAGATGATGGCGGATGATCAGGTCGAGCGCATGATTGGCGCCGTAGGTGAGCAGCACCTGCCCCACCCCGGCCTTGATGCCCCGCTCCGCCAGCAGCATGGCGATCCGCTCGCGCAGCGGCAGAAACCCCCAGGAACTGCCATAGCCATGGTCGATCGCCTCGCCCTTCGGCCATTTGAACCGGCCGAAAAAGCGGCCGATTTCAGAGCCTTCCATCCAGGCCTGGGGCGGGCGGCCGTCGCCGGGGCGGACCTCGTAATGCTGGTCCAGCTGCTCGCGCAGCAGCGAGACCACATCCACCGCCGCCTCGACATCCGGGTTCTGGCGCGGCAGCGGCCGGCGGTTGCCGCCGGTGACATAGAAGCCCGATCCCGGCCGCGATTCCAGCAGCCCGGCCGCGACCAGCCGGTCATAGACCTCGGCCATCGTGTTCTTCGACACCCCGTGATCCCCCGCCGCCGCCCTGACCGAGGCCAGGCGCTCGCCGGTTTTCAGCAGGCCGCCGGTGATCTGCCCGGTGATCAGCTCGACCAGCTGATCGATGCGGCTGGGTTGACGCGGGGGTGTGTCTGCCATATTGAAGCCGTCCGCCGAACTGTCCCATGAGCTTGACTGGGACAGTCATGGTGATGAACCGTCCGACCGTCCCTTGCCCGTCCCCCGGATCATAGGACAATCATTGCCAAAGTCACAATCCTTCCCCGCTGCCCCCGGAACCATGTTTCCGGGGTCCGGGAAGGCCGGGATG
It encodes the following:
- a CDS encoding branched-chain amino acid ABC transporter permease, coding for MDLLFQTLLNGLMLGAGYALVAVGLTLVFGTLHVVNFAHGAFFALGGYGVLLLQQMGLPYLAALPLAVLLVAAVGFACEIAIVRRAIYDRGEHGSIIVTFAAGQAIVAAIILVAGPDPMPVASPFAQATTTVFGLFLSGQRLFIAVVSLVVLIGFAAWLKRSVRGQQLLAVAQNARGALYSGIDVPTIRALAFVLGVSAAGLSGALLASIISAFPTMGDANMITAFTVVILGGLGSIPGALLGAMAIGLGNAFFETYVSVSWTPALGWVLVIVVLLLWPQGLMGRAQLHRH
- a CDS encoding branched-chain amino acid ABC transporter permease, which encodes MTDTSSTSSGGRPAAAPGSGAPAGIMLTLGAILLILMIGFGVRSTFILSLAGYTCAFALFALSINLMLGGLGEVPLGQCIFFGVGAYGTAMLTIEAGVPFVAAVPVAMAASAVLAIGIGWLTLRLTGAYFSIVSWGLAGVMMVAAMNLEVTGGPLGLFGFPSLTVGPVDLTDPQSYFFFTAVILLLVLAFLARVRSSRFGHAIESIRQSRHLAQSVGVDVFRERLKMLVLSAPVAALAGALCLPYTQIVTPEVFSVVLTVDALLAVLIGGTGLLFGPVIGTAIFTILPQFLKLDPNVKVLVFSLAIILVMMLAPGGLHQIGRAVMARLTRGEGGR
- a CDS encoding glutamine cyclotransferase: MTTTRTSPTAAATPATTEAEILREYGPWPGVETVHGISFDGSHVWFAVGPAVNVLDPSDGRVVRTLPVPGEAGTAFDGRFLYQIAGPVIRRLDPETGAVLGTIPCPGNGCASGLAWGEGTLWVGQFDDRRILQIDPETGAVLRHITSDRMVTGVSWAGDELWHGTWDGDCQTADLRRIDPETGGVIAVIAMPAGLAVSGLESDGNGTFYCGGGRSGKIRAVRKSL
- a CDS encoding type II toxin-antitoxin system RelE/ParE family toxin, with the protein product MLIGFKTTKLKKLLSDERQLSREYGASGGRKIARRLAVLAAAECLADIPTTPPTRRHQLKGDLDEQFAVDVEHPYRLLFKPDHTPVPRCQDGGIDLTKVTAITILGVEDYH
- a CDS encoding ABC transporter substrate-binding protein, translating into MRRRILATAVSMTAAMVLTGAALAADPVRIGVAAPFTGAAAGYGRDARMGAEMAAAEINAAGGILGGRQIELVYEDDKGTPQGGVAAVQKLMSEHRVQAITGGTNSSVVLAETSVTKNRILQVNAAAQADAITEQGSKWLFQINNTASANSEAFNGYITGTLKPKTVAYMGENSEFSKALLAGLRKSLEAAGIPLVNVATYDANITDFTSIISKVKASAPELVYVADAYPARSAQLWKQIRQQGGFPVETQAPGVVQESMLTPAEGAMNGLITGDIFIAEGNTGAMASFVEAFRTSHQAEPNKVHLVTYEAVQVIARAMDKAGSADDYDLIAKTLRTNPWPSPRGDLTFDDRGRARAPQFYIHEVKDGRLTLRETIANR
- a CDS encoding helix-turn-helix domain-containing protein, which gives rise to MDALITAAARALAADDLLGALNRVALRDDPPALALRGIVMARLGEFGRARDLLARAGRGFGRSNPAARARCILADAEIALVLRDIAWPQGLLDRSRAILEAAGDHANAAHARIIEARRLLLIGRPGAADALIAGLDPGRITPALAAGLHLTRAGIAARRIAAREAAAELDAAAAAAEASGIAALTAEVATARRQLDAPAARLVRTGTGRLVTLAEVEALPAQTALIVDACRLIIRDATDARPLATRPVLFALARQLALAHPADVPRAVLIREGFGGRSADDSHRARLRVEIGRLRRLLHPLARIRATATGFVLETPRAGPVALLDPPVAAPGGRMLALLADGEAWSTAALATALGTSPRTVQRLMERLAADGHARPTGRGRARRWTAPALGGFPTIMLLPGV
- a CDS encoding ABC transporter ATP-binding protein produces the protein MTAGTSFVDRPLAVRARGIEKRYGGVAALKGVDVSIPEGAIYGIIGPNGAGKSTLFDILCGITRPSAGTVEVLGMDVAAMRHHEVARRGVGRTFQRTAVFGQATVRENLLYGRYSAMGHSVIERILHGRRWRDEMAAFEDKAAGVLALCGLDRIAGQPAASLAYGIQRRLAVAIMLMTDPRIIFLDEPVAGMNDVETAEFVALVRKVAVGRTIVLVEHDMAAIGELCEAALVVVDGRPVVADTPAAVFRHPEVISAYLGAEDD
- a CDS encoding helix-turn-helix domain-containing protein, producing the protein MTTAATEFEPDYVVSPGEILEEILEARGMKKRQLADRSNKSTKLISQIIAGIAPVSPDTAIAFERVLGVRASLWNNLESRYRLHLAKQDERARLASNVAWANRFPLARMKKFGLVGDARKPIVEDILDFFGVANTDAWENVYLQEQQRVAFRASQAFQSSPYAIAAWLRWGEKHAESLDVPAFDKDRFKTALNDIRALTRLTPEEFHAPLKELCSRSGVVVLWLPELDGTRLSGATKWLGPEKVMIQLSLRHRTDDHFWFSFFHEAAHVLLHGKKAVFIDDASNTTTKEEDEANLFAQNHLIPRSHWARLTRTKAFSRDRIVSFADDLNIAPGIVVGQLQHAGLIPYTHLNGLKRKFVWADQRYN
- a CDS encoding ABC transporter ATP-binding protein encodes the protein MTDALLTVDGLSAAYGRVTALREVSLSVRPGEIVAMLGANGAGKTTLLNAISGVLPLSGGSVTFDGRRIDGLKPWQTARLGLAHVPEGREIFPGMTVEANLRVVDVNGGGPEFGVDRVLELFPRLKERFGQLAGGLSGGEQQMLAIGRGLMARPRLLLFDEPSMGLSPLLARSVLGAIAELRRSGIASLLVEQNMRAALKVADRAYVLRVGRVTREGPAAALRDADDIKQAYLGL
- a CDS encoding PLP-dependent aminotransferase family protein; protein product: MADTPPRQPSRIDQLVELITGQITGGLLKTGERLASVRAAAGDHGVSKNTMAEVYDRLVAAGLLESRPGSGFYVTGGNRRPLPRQNPDVEAAVDVVSLLREQLDQHYEVRPGDGRPPQAWMEGSEIGRFFGRFKWPKGEAIDHGYGSSWGFLPLRERIAMLLAERGIKAGVGQVLLTYGANHALDLIIRHHLEPGDTVFVDDPGYYPLFGKLTLAKVRIIGIRRGPEGPDLADLAAKLAQHRPKLFFTQSQGHNPTGHGLTMGTAYGLLQAAERHGFQLVEDDAFADVMPASAPRLAALDQLNRVLYVGTFSKTFSASLRSGYVAAAAPVAAALQGIKMLTVVATSDYVERFIYNFISDGHYVRHLRRLRARVGEAASTAAGALSEMGLDVATPAHAGFYLWVGLPPGTDELALARAAAERSIFLAPGQVFAPDRAPRAPAIRVNVAHAADPRFLAFMREVAGGGRG